From Dioscorea cayenensis subsp. rotundata cultivar TDr96_F1 chromosome 13, TDr96_F1_v2_PseudoChromosome.rev07_lg8_w22 25.fasta, whole genome shotgun sequence, the proteins below share one genomic window:
- the LOC120274623 gene encoding probable disease resistance protein At5g43740: protein MLDVVKLCLAPCCSCFQSPVVREDMSYVFCTKEKLDRLESAMTDLRAKKDDIERELNLPQHRGKQPTNELQRWVHKVGETDEKVTQLLDEYSKRSCVTGPCFLNCISRYSISEKSNQFIK, encoded by the exons ATGTTGGATGTGGTGAAGCTATGTCTTGCGCCTTGCTGTTCTTGCTTCCAGAGTCCAGTTGTACGTGAGGACATGAGCTATGTGTTTTGCACCAAAGAGAAACTTGATAGATTAGAAAGTGCCATGACAGATCTAAGAGCCAAGAAGGATGATATTGAGAGAGAGCTTAATCTCCCTCAACACAGAGGAAAACAACCCACTAATGAACTTCAACGCTGGGTTCACAAG GTTGGAGAAACAGATGAGAAGGTAACACAATTGCTGGATGAATATAGCAAAAGAAGTTGTGTTACAGGCCCTTGTTTTCTGAATTGTATTTCAAGGTATAGCATTAGCGAGAAGAgcaatcaatttattaaatga